From the Desulfovibrio legallii genome, one window contains:
- a CDS encoding energy transducer TonB — protein sequence MGRSAHPLPLPVLTVSAVGAPAMAAEPGVGASEAAVLPALPAPESGGRLACCRGVFSSLLLHAALVILALAAPLTGGGPQPVPLLRVTLVSLLPGPAVSMPAAPAAPTAAAPAPPSTLSAAEAAALAPKAVTPSPVPRKGAALAPRPRAPARPASVRPTPVKPNPARPAAAGSAPVAASPAKAAADAPATALGAGTPGPTPGAAQGEIRGEALYTPSQLDRPPAVTRPVRPHYPDSARSRRLEGRVVVRLVVESSGLPGPCAVHAANPRGYFEDAALEAAQRTRFRPGSKDGRAVRTVVLLPFDFRLQ from the coding sequence ATGGGTCGTTCCGCGCATCCCCTCCCGCTTCCCGTCCTGACGGTTTCCGCCGTCGGCGCTCCGGCTATGGCTGCGGAGCCCGGAGTGGGCGCGTCGGAGGCGGCGGTCTTGCCTGCTCTGCCCGCGCCGGAATCCGGCGGCCGCCTCGCGTGCTGCAGAGGGGTGTTCTCTTCCCTGCTGCTGCACGCCGCTCTGGTCATCCTGGCGTTGGCGGCTCCGCTGACCGGCGGCGGGCCGCAGCCCGTCCCCTTGCTGCGGGTCACTCTGGTCAGCCTGCTGCCCGGCCCGGCGGTTTCCATGCCTGCGGCCCCTGCCGCGCCCACAGCCGCCGCGCCCGCCCCGCCGTCAACGCTGTCTGCCGCGGAAGCGGCTGCGTTGGCCCCCAAAGCCGTTACCCCGTCCCCCGTGCCCCGCAAAGGCGCCGCCCTTGCTCCCAGACCGCGCGCGCCGGCCCGGCCCGCATCCGTGCGGCCCACGCCCGTAAAGCCAAATCCTGCCCGGCCTGCCGCTGCCGGTTCCGCGCCCGTTGCCGCAAGTCCGGCCAAAGCAGCCGCCGACGCTCCGGCAACGGCCTTGGGCGCAGGCACGCCCGGCCCGACGCCCGGCGCGGCCCAGGGCGAGATTCGGGGCGAGGCCCTTTACACGCCCAGCCAGCTGGACAGGCCTCCGGCCGTCACCCGTCCGGTACGGCCCCACTATCCGGACAGCGCCCGCAGCCGCCGCCTGGAAGGCCGGGTAGTGGTGCGGCTGGTGGTGGAATCTTCCGGCCTGCCGGGCCCCTGCGCCGTCCACGCGGCCAATCCGCGCGGCTATTTTGAGGACGCCGCCCTGGAGGCCGCGCAGCGCACGCGCTTTCGTCCCGGCAGCAAGGACGGTCGGGCCGTGCGCACGGTGGTGCTGCTGCCCTTTGATTTCCGGCTGCAATAG